A region of the Arenibacter antarcticus genome:
GGTATTAACAAGTGTATTAGCTGCAACATAATCTGCTCGCCCAGATTCAACAAGATCATTCCATATTGGGTTTGTGTTTGGAGCGGAAGCTTCGTATTCCATAAATGCATTATCTCCTTCGGATTCAAATACCCCAGACTCAATGGCTTCTTTCGCCATTTTAGTTGCTTTAGCATCATCAAAATCTGCATATCGTAAAGCCATTCTTAGTTTTAAAGAATTACCAAACTTTTTCCATTTCGAGGCATTTCCGTCATAAATATAATCCGTACCAGCTGTAAAACCGCCTGCTCCAACTTCAATTTGAGTGATGGCAGCATTTAGTCTAATAACAAGATCTTCATAAATAGCTTTATCGTCATCATAGGCAGGTGTGCTATTATTTAAGTTAAGTGCTTCTGAATAAGGAATATCTCCAAAAGTATCGACCAACACGTGCCAGGTAAAAACTTGTAATATTTCAAGCATTGCTTGTTGGTTTAAAGTTTGAGCCTCAGGTATAGAGGCGTTTGGATTTGTACTAAGAATCAATTTACTTTCGGTAAGATTCTTTAGAACCTCAGTATAAAGGATGTTCCAATGGCTTCCATTAATATTTCTTTTTATTAGATTGTAATTGGCTTCCTCTATATAGGTAGTTCGTGTCCAATATTGAGCTACCATTGTAAAGATGTTCCTATTTACACTGACGTTGACCATTTGGTCAAACAAGCTCTTGGTGGCATTGGAGAAAAGCACATCAGCTCCTACCACTGTAGGGCTTTTACTATCTGTATTAACATCTGATAGATCATCAGAACACGCTAGGGTGGCTCCAATCAAGAATGTTATTAATATTATCTTTTTCATAATTGTTTAAAATTGCAACTTTAAGTTAAATCCGTATTCTTTTGCAGTTGGGATTGCCCCAGACTGATACCCTTGTATGTTTCCTGAACTTAATCCTGCTTCAGGATCGGAATATGGTATATTTTTATCAATGATCCAAAGGTTTCTACCAATTGCAGATAAAGTTATATTTGACATGGAAATTCTTTCGGCTATTGACTTTGGTAGGCTATAGGACAATGTTGCTTCTCTTAATTTCACAAAGCTGGCATCATATACATGATAAGCGTGTGGTGCTGCTTTAGATCCTATAGCTGTGCTCTGATCCTGGACATGAGTACGCGTATCATTGGGCGAACCGTCGGGATTAACGCCATTTAATAATAGTCCGCCACCTGCAGATACAGGGTCTCGTACTGGGTTTCCTATCTCATTTAACCCTGCGGTATTTGCAGTTACACCAGTTCTATAGCCATACCAGGTGTCAAGAGAAAATACATCTCCGCCTTTCTGAATATCAATGAGAAAGCTAAGTGAAAGGTTTTTATAAGATAGTGTATTACTTATACCTGCTTTCCAATCTGGATTGATATCTCCTATGGTTTGGGGATTTTCATCGACAACGAATTTACCGTTATCTGGGTCAATAACTCTTTCTCCATTTAGATATTCAAAGTTAGTGCCCCAGATAGTCCCATAGGCTTGTCCTACAGTAGCGTTGATTGTAACTCCTCCTTGAAGGGAAGCTAACTGTAGATTTTTATTATCGCCAAATAGGGATAAGACCTCGCTTTCGTTTTTATACCAATTAGCGTTAATTCTCCATTCGAAATCCTCATTTCTTATAGGACTAAAATGAATACTTGTTTCAAATCCTTTATTCTCAATTTCTCCAGCATTTACCCATCTTTTTGTAAATCCAGTGGCGCCAGTAACTGTTACGGGCATTAATTGATCTATAGAATTCGATTTATAAGCTGCTACGTCAAACCCTAATCTACGATTAAAGAATTCCATTTCTAAACCAACTTCTAGGCTCCTAGTGGTTTCGTTTTTTAAATCAGGATTATTTGCTGTGCTTGATACGGAATATAGCGGAGTCCTAAAGTTGGTAGGACTTGAGTAAACGTTGTGAATTGACAGGGGTGGAGCGTAATTCCCTACTTCAGCAAAATTGGCTCGAAATTTACCTAAAGTTAACCAGTTGGTATTCCACAATTCAGAAAAAACAAAGCTTGTGGAAACCGAAGGATAAAAATAAGAATTGTTGCTTTTAGGAAGAGAAGAAGATTCATCAATACGTCCAGTTACATCTAGGAAAAGGAAGTTTTGATACCCAAAAGAGGCGCTTCCAAAATAACCATTGGTATGTAGTTCTTCATATACCTCTTCGGGAGGAACCAGTAAGTTCTTAGAATTTGCTAAGGCGAATAAATCTGGAATTACCAATCCTCCAGTAGTACTAGCCCGCATCTGGCGAAATTTTTGTCTTCGTGCCGTTGCGCCTAATAATCCGGAAAAGTTTAAATCCTCTGTAATATTGTAGTTGAAATTTAGGAGTAAATCGTAGTTTAGTTCCGAATAATTCGCATCATAACGACCGTATCGGGAAACTCCATTACTTCCAACATTTGCTCTTTCTTCTCTTAAATCGGTATAATTATCCATAGAAACTCTACCTGTGGCATTAACCCAATCGGTTAGCTTGTAGTTCACATTAAAATCACCATATACACGATCTCTGTTATCAGTTTGATAGTTTTCATATAACTGCCAGTACGGGTTATCCGTATAGATAGCATCAAAATTTCCACCTTCGGCATTTGCATAGTTCCAAGTAATATTTCTTCCGGTTTGGAAATAGGCATTTTTTTGTGCTTCAAAATCTACGTTGTTCTGGTTCCATTGGCGCATAGATTGAAAAATATTTGTATTACTATATCCGGTTCCATACCTTCCCTTTCCATCGGTGTTAGTATAAGTTACAGTTACTCCAGAAGTTAGCTTTTCAGTGAACTCATGAGTTCCTTTAAAGTTGACTGTATTTCTTCTGATTTTACTGTTAGGAAGAATTCCCTCTTGGTCATAAAGTGTGTAGCCTAATCTATAAGTGCTGATATCTGTGCCACCGTCTATGGAAATACTATTATTCAGTGAAACACCTGTTTTGAAAATTGATTCGGGCCCACGTTGAGGTGCCACCCAAGGAGTTGCTTTCATGTAGTTGGAAGATTCGGGATAAAAGGCATCCCATTGAAAAACAAGTAGATTTGGATCGAACCTTCCTCCATAGGACGCATCTTCTGTAAAGGGGACTACTTGATCTGCATTTCCGTCCCCGTTAACATCCCATTCATTAAAATAAGAATTTTTGTTGGGACCATAAATTTTTCCATAACCGGCACCGTATTCTTTTTGATACTTTGTAAAGGTGTCTTTGTCATATGTAGAGAAACTAACGCCAGAGCTGATGGTTACCCCAATATTATCGTTTTTTCGCCCCTTTTTAGTGGTGATAATAATTACTCCATTTGCGGCTCTAGAACCGTAGAGAGCAGATGCAGCAGCACCTTTTAGAACGTTAACAGAGGCGATATCATCAGGATTTACGTCCATTGCGGCATTACCATAATCATATCCCCCACGACCAGTTTGTTGATTCGATGTATTTGTGTTTTCATTACTTATGGGTACACCGTCAACCACAAATAAAGGTTGGTTGTTTCCTGTAAGAGAAGTATAACCCCGAATAATAACGTTGGAAGATCCTCCCAATGTACTACTCTTTGTGACACTTAAACCTGCAACCTTTCCAGATAAGGAATTCACAAAGTTACCTTCTTTTGCAGTGTTTACCTCGTCTCCACCTACCTCCTGAGTAGCATATCCAAGAGACCTCTTTTCTCTTGTAATACCTAGAGCAGTTACAACTACTTCTTCTAGTTGGGAAGCATCGTGCTGAAGTACAACGTTTATGGTAGTAGCGTTCTGAACTGGATATTCGGCGGCTTTCATTCCTATATGGGTAAAAGCCAAAATTTCTCCTTTACTAACAGCTATACTATAGTTGCCATCAAAATCTGTCATAACTCCACGAGTAGTCCCTTTAACTAGTACATTTACTCCAGGTAGAGGCAGGTTGTCCGAATCTGAGACAGTTCCAGATATGATTTGTGATTCTTGTGCAACTGTTATTTGCACAACTAACCCCAGTATGAGTGTTAGAATAATTTTTAATTTTGTTTTCATTCGTTTTGGTGTGATTGTATGATTTAGATTAGGTTAATTTTCATTTTGGCCAATATTAGGAGTTTATTCATGATTAACCAATATTCATTGTTTATTTCAGAAAGTTTCAGAAAGTTTGATAAATTTTCAGGATATAGAGATTAATTGAGATGTCTCACCTATTCCACGCATTACCAGAATTAGGCAAATAAAATATATAGACACAGAAACCTTGTAATATTGAATATTATCTTCATCTTTTTTAAGTTTTGAAATAGCTTTGAAAGAATAAATTTCACTTCAACATTCAAATAAAAGTTGATAACGCTTTTATGTGTTGTTAGTCTTTTTGTTATAGGAACTGTGAATCGATTGAAGATACATTAACAAATAAGAGCTTAATGGAATAGCCTTTTGATGTTTAAATAATTGATTTTAATATCGCTTAGAATTTTGGCGATGAGTATTGGATTTATTAAGAAACAACCAATTCATTGGCTTCATCCAATACATGATTGGTAAAGCTCTTCAAGTAAATCTGTGTTGTCTTTAATGAATGATGGCCCAGGCCTTCGCTTATTACCTCTGTTGATATGCCCATATATTTAGCAATCGTGGCCCAGGAATGACGGATGGTATAGGTAGTAAACACCTCCTCTATTCCGGAATCTTTCGCAATGGTCTTTAGATGGCCATTCATCCTTCTTCGAAGGGATTTATATTTTTCGAAACTCTTAGTGCTCCCATCATAGTTTGCTGGGAAAAGATAGTCTTCATTTGATTTACCATCAAGGTAAAAGCTTAATATTTCGTTGAGTTCGTCGGTAATGCGAACGGAAAGCTGGTCCCCCGTTTTGCTCCTTCCATAAAATATGCGATCTGTGGATATATCCTTGATCTGAAGTTTTACCAAATCTATAAAGTTCATTCCCCTACAGTTGAACATGATAAGCGCATAATTCTTTGCATGCCAGATGGGCGATCTTTTTTTATAGTTCACATCTCGAATCTTTATAAAGTCTTCTTTTAATATAGCCTTCTTTTTTGTCCGTCTTGTGGAAGGTACTTTAAAGTGGTCGAAAGGATTTTTTTTGGCAATAAATTGATCTTCCTTAATAGCACTGTTGTAAACGGCCCTTACGGCTCTAATATAGCAGCTAATGCCATTTTTAGAATTTCCCTTTGCCTCATGTTCGCTCTGGAAATTTTTCAATAGGGTAACGGTTATTTCATTTAAGTGTAAATCCTTATCTCCGTTCATTTTTGTGAAAGCCTTGATGCCATTGGCATACCAGCCAGCGGTGCCGGGGTTGTTTGATTTTAATTTTCTATCAACGATTACCTTCCCCCATTCGGATAAGGTCAGACCGTTATCTACTTCTTCCCGTATTTTTGTGTCCACTTTTTTGTCCCATGCTTTTCGGATATACCCGACCAACGTATCGGCATTTATGGAGTTGATACTGTCCCCAAGTTCAACGATTAGTTTTCGTGCAATATGCAGCTTATCATAAATATTTTCATTAGCCTTGTCACAATCAATATGATTGTTTTTGTGGGCTGATTTTTTAATTTGCATGGATTTGTCATTCCATCCGGCAGGGGAGGTATAGTAGGGTAGACGTACAATCCTTGTTTTTTGGTGAAATACTCTTAATGCGACCGGATATAATCCGTTAACTATACTTTTCGCTGATTTTCTTGTGTCTAAAATTAATCTTACCTTAGCCATAACCTCTCTCGTTTAACTTAAAGTTAGTGAAAAATAAGGCTCACTTTAGGCTCACTTTCTCTTGATATCGTATGATATCATATAATATCAAATTTGTTAAAAATCATGCAATTTATTGATAATCAGTGAAATATGATTAAATTTAGGTTGGTTTATTATGTGATTTTAGAGTCTTACAAGCAGGGGGTCACTGGTTCGAATCCAGTAGGGCCCACAGTAACAAAGACAAGGCTTCCAAGAAATTGGGAGCCTTTTTTGTTTTGGACAGGTTAAACATAGGTGCAAGAAATTTTCTTTGACGTCAAATTTTAAAACTTCTATTCCTGCATATACAGAAAGGTTCATATTAAAAGCTTTTATTGTTTTACCTCTTCAGCGTAAAGTGTCCTGAAAAAATAGTGCCTTCCCCAAGATTGGCTTTAAACCAATAATCACTTGAAACCATTTCTCTGCCATTAAACAAACCATCCCAACCTAAATCATTTGATGATAGCTGAACCAACAATTTACCATATCTGTCATAAATAAATATTCTAGAACTTGGAAATTGGTCAATCCCATAAATTTGCCAGTAATCGTTTTGACCATCATTGTTAGGTGTAAAAAACTTTGGATAATCAAGAATTGTAACTTCCTCAACATCCTCGCCACATCCATTTTTATCTCTTACCAACGCGGTATATGTACCACCAATAATATTGAAAAAATAATTACTTTTTTTAAAATTTATACCATCCAATGAATATTCAAAATCACCATTACCGGAAGCTATTATTTCAATGAAATTAGTATCGGATAGCCCCTTGTGCTTTACTTCCGTTATGGTTGGGGGCGATGATTTTATAAATTCAAAATTAAAGTTCTTTTCACAATATACACCATTTGTAATTTTCCCCAAAGTAAGAGTATAGCTCCCAGCATTTATCAGGTCTACTTTATGCGTATCAGAAATTATGCTGTTATCCTCGAACGACCAACTGTAATAATCAAAATTATTTTCTATTTGAATAGGTAGCGAAGGTTCCAAATGACATAAATAATAACTTGACTCCAGCATTGTTGTCGGCAGTTCGTTTACTATTACATCAAAACTTGTTTCTGCATAACACAGCGTATTCATTGAATTCTCTGCACGGACCGTTATGGTCTCCTTCCACGATACCTTGTTTTCGTAAGATGTTGATAACGGACTAGGTAGTTCAGCTCCAGTTGTATCAAAATAGGAAAGTTTTAAGCCTACTTGATTACCAATAATTTCGGATTCAATTTTTGAAAGATCAAAGTTGCCGAACCCATTGCCCTTATCACATGCATAAACAGGAGGTTGCATGTTTAATTGTGGCTGGGAAGATGTTCTCAGTACCAATGGAGTCTCTTCATAACAATTACCCACGCTTCCAAATGCTCGCACGGTTATTTTTTCTTCGTTTATGGTTTGGTTTTTAATTGCGTTCAATGGCGCCTGAATCTGATTGCCATTTTCTCGAAAAAAAGAAACTGAAGTTGCGTTGTTATTGCCCAAGATGTCATTTTGGACTTGCTCCAAATCAAAAGTAGCAAACCCATTGGCTTCATTACTACACATTAAAAGGTCCGAGACTGCCGAAAGGTCTGGAACTGGGTTCACAATTAAATCAAATGTGGTTTCGGAATAGCAACAGAGATTATTGTTATGAGCAACCCTGACGCCAATGGTCTCCCGATCTTTAATGGTATTGGTAAAAGGAGAGGATAGTGTGGTAAATTCATTACCACTTCCATCAATAAAAGTAACCGTCATGTTATTTTGGCCTCTTAGGATTTGTTGGGTAACCTGAGCTAGATTAAACGATGATGAAATACCAGTATTGAAGCTGTCTTCACATGCGTAAATATTATCAATACCGTAAGCATTTGGAGGCTCTTTTACATTTATGGTTTCCGTTAGCACCTCAGCATTGCCATCGCTGGAAATGACCGTTGCGGTAATGGTGTAGGTACCTTCGGTAGAAAAATCATGAAAGGGAGATGCATCTGTCGAGGTATTGTTTCCCCCTGATGCAGGATCCCCAAAATCCCATGTTATTGATGCTATACTGCCGGTGGGAGCAACGCTGAATTCTTTTAAAAATTCTGAACAGACATTGGAAATGTTCAATGAAAAATCATTGGTCACGTGATTAACATCTCCGGTAACATTAATATAGAACTTAGCATCTGGCCTACCAAAATCTTCAGTAGAAACATATTCAGTTGAATGAGGACCTCCGGTTACACAACCTCTTTGCCATGAAATACCGGTATCTTGTGTAGAACCTGCTATAAAAGCTACTCCATCTCCATAAACGATTCCCTTATGTACTTCTACTAAAATTCTTTCAACACCAGCTGGAACAACTACAGCTGTATCAAAATCTACATTTATAATTCGTGAATTACGGTCTATATTCGGTGAGAGTTGTTGGTATTGACTACTCCCTATCAAATCGGTTTCTGAAAACGAACTGGGAAAATTGTCATCAATGGCATAAACATTAAAACTAATTTCCGGTAACCATCCAACTTTGTTAACGCCAACTTGTCCAGAGGTTATAACGAATTCCTCATTGGTAGAAATACCAAAATCTTCTAAATAAAAATCCCTTGCCCAATAAATGTAGGATGACGTACATGAGTGAATGCTCGTTTCAATAATGTCATCACATACATTATGCGATAATGTTACCGATGAACCACTACTGGCTATGTTTTGTATTTTTCCAGTAACATTTATAAAGAAATTAGCATGTGGAACCGGAGTGCTTAAGTTTTCGGTAGGTATTGGGGTGTAATATTCCCTGCAGCCTTTAAACCAGGATGTGTCATTATCAAATTCAGTACCAGCGATAAGGACTTCTTTATACTCATCATTATAAATATCATCCATTTGAGTAACTTCTACTAAAATTCTTTCAACTCCAGCAGGAATGGTAATGGGCGTACTAAAGTTAATCTGAACAATTTCAGGAGTATCTCCTATTTCAGGAGCGAGAACCACATTTCCATAACTTATGCGTTGGGGGTTTCGCCCCGGTGTTTCAGAGTTTAAGCTATAGAAGTTAAAAACCAATTGAGCACCATCATATGAATTGCTAATGGCCACTTGTCCAGTAGTGATAATAAATTGATCTGCAGTAGAGATACCAAAATCAGAAAGGGTAAAGGCTCTTGACCAAGCTTCTTCATACTGGCAAGAAGTCATACCTGTTTTTATCGGACTGTTCCCGATATTATGAGTTAATGTAATTTGTGCATCAATTCCATTTAAAAACAAAAAAAATATTAGTAAGGTTAAATTTCTTTGCATAAAATAAGTAGGCCATTAAAATCTATAATGGTCCAAAATAGGATTTATTTGTGAGTTGGTTAAAACTTTTTTATGAGTTGCAAGAAATAACATTTAAAGAACATCCAATTTTGGTTCTCTTCCTCTAAGCGGGTCTAGGAGGTTTTGTTTTCAACTGTTTTTCTTTGTCTGAGTGAGTTGTTTCCGCCGGGTTCTACGTCACTTTTTAGTCCAACCAAGTAAAAGGTCCATTTACGATTAGACTGCTTTCAAAATTATAATTCATCTTTCCATGGTTTTATGAAAATCCTGCTAGTTTTCCCTCATCGTTTAAAACCGTTCGGATTTCGATATCCGATTCTGATTCAAAAAATCCTTTAAATCTATATATTCTGAGCTTTTTACCTTTTTCGCTTTCCATTAAGGATTCAAATCTCAAGTCTTGATACTCCCCGAATAGATTTTTGATTTGTTGGTATGATTTTTTTTGTACCGTTTCGTTAAGTCCATCCACCATTTCTTTGATAGCCACATTCTCCGAAAGCTTGTAATGACCACCGTTTTTTTGTGCTGTAAGTATCTTTTCTGATAATATTTTTACAGATTCAATATCCTCTTGCTTAAGTTGGGATTCATCAACTTTTTTAAAATCTGACGATGATTGACAACTTGCCGAAGTTGTTACAAAAAGAACGATTACTAATCGGAATATTTTCTTCATATCAATGCTTTTAAATTGTTGCTAATGTTTAGTATATGGGTGTGACCTGATTTGGCATGAACCTCTTTTGTTAGTCACGGACCAAGCCATGACTTATAGCGTGTTGTGGTGCGTTAAGATTCCCACTTCTTTCTTTTTCGCCTTTTTTTTAATATTCCAATGGTAATTATATACATCACTACGATTGCAAATGGTATAGCAATAAATCTATATTCTGGTAATAAATACCAAAGTACAAGAACTATTGTAGTTCTGAAAATTGCGTGGAAAATTCCAACCCAATGATTGATGATCCAAGAAAATGGTAACCACATTAAGCCTGTCAAAATCCCGACTGTCATAGGTAAAGAGGAGTAGTCTATAATGAAAAAAGGAATTGCAATAGAATAAGCTAATAGTGCTTGTCCAACTGTAAAGAAAAAAAGCTTATCGAATTCGTTTTTTGGTTTTGTTTTATCAAGGAAATTCTCGCCTGTAAATTTTGAAATGAACATCGCTAAATATACAATACTACCTGTTCCAATAAAAATAGACCAAACTGCTATAAAATCGGAGAAAAATAATCCAATAAGTCCAATAATAGTCCAAACTATTAGTCCAGCTAATGGTGTGGCGACGAATTTTTGATTCGAAAATTCAATCCGTTGCTCTTCTAGTGTTCTTTTATTCATTGGTTAACTTAGATGATTTTATATTGATGTAGGCTCCCCCAATAATTGTTCTTTAAAATTACTTTATTTTCTGAAATTTATCCTATCACTATTTTTTTTAAATGCAGCACAAGCTGTTTGTATATGGAAAGTTGCGGGTTTGCTACCATTGCTTTAGCAGAACACTAGCCATTTTCCACACACCTTGTGTGTGACTAGTATGAGTATCTTTATCACATCTAAATATGGTATTGGTCGAGACGGTGCAAGCCCGCCTATTGGACGCGCAGGCAGGTCCCTAATAGGCTTAGCGAAGCCGAAGGGTTCGGTAGTGTGAGGGGTGCACTCCGTCATTTAATTGCGGAGCCATTCACGCAATTTACCACGTTATTTTTTTAGTCGATTATATTTTTTAAGCGTTTTTATGAGTAAATCGTGAGGTAGAGCAAATGCTTTATATCCATTAATTCCTTCCATAGTTTCAGCTGCTACCATAGCGTTGACAATTGCTTCCTCAACCGCTTGTACCGTTGCTTCAAAAACTGGTATTAGTTAGTCATTCGGCATTGTTTTTACGGTTGTTGTTTCGTCCCAATTAAAAGCATTTTCATTTGCTGTTGAAAAGGCTAAGAAAATCAAAAGATGTGGCGGACTTCACGCCCTATTTGGTATAGGAATTAGCTATAGTTTTTTTGATTTGCATTTTCTATAATTTCCTTATCCTTCTTAAAAATATTTGAAACCCATAATGGTGGATCTTTTATTTCCGTTGCTCCAACTTCGTTCATAATGTCAGAAAGAGCAGTTGGGATATCTTTTTTCCAAATAAGAGCCCGAGTAATTCCGATAGCTTTGACTTGATTTTCTTGTTTAAAATAGTGAACATGATAAACCCACTTATCATCCCCTCCGACACTTTCTAAAATCACCTCAAATTTTGACCAAATTTTTAGGGGTTTTCTATATATGATTTTTTGTGAACCTAAGGTAGGTGCAAGCCCTCTTTTTACAATAGCATTAAATAATTTTGACCTAGCAATTAATTCCCAACGGATAAAGTCCATATACATAGGATACTTTGAAGCTGTCATTACTCGTAATCCATCACAATCGAACGGTCCAACTCTAAACGTTTGTCTAATCGTCTGATCATGAATCACTTCACTTTGGAAGTGTCTCAGTACTAATATTTTAATGATGGTGTACCAATAATAAATCATAACTGTTCTAAAATTACATACAACGATGAGTATAAACGTAGTGCATGATTCTCGAAGTACTCACCTACAATTTACCATTATTTTTTTAATTTCAATAGAGTCACTTTTAAACATTCAGCCTGCATTGCCCATATACAAGGTTAGTTGCCGGCATTGTATAAGCGAATTTTTTAATGAAAAACGCTCACTGCTAATATTACTATTGCAACACCAATCATAAGTGCCATCTTTCCCATTAATTTAATTCCTTTAGAGCTGCTGCCAATTCCAGCTTTCATGTTTCTTTTCGCACCTAAGTTGATAAGCACTATCAAAATAACAAGAACTAGAAATAACACTAACTTAGTGATCATGAGTGGTAATAGTTTTAACGCTGGCTAAAATGGAAGAATAAGGTAAATTCCAGAAATAAGCAGAAGTATTGTTCCGATTCCTCCCAGTAAGCTCAAGCCTTTAGTGTGTCGTTGAAATTTGGTTGCCAGGAATAGCCGTTCCCTGCGTCAATAACACAAAGTTGAGCCCTAATTAATTCATCAGGAAAGTGACAATAAAATCCTTCCAAATAAGGTGAAACAGATGCTGTAATAGTGATTTTATTTTTAGGAGTAAAAAGGAAGTCGTTTTTATTTAGCTGATATAAAATCAATTCCTAAGTATCTTGTCATACTTCCCTTAGTAACAAACACAAAGTCATTTACAGTTTTTTTATGTGGGGGTAATGGGAGATAAAGCGCTACCTCATCTTCTTTAAAAGAATGGATAAAGAAGTGGGTTATTTTCAGGACTTAACAAATCATCTGATTTGTTCTTGATGTGATTATTCCTAAATAAAATTGGCGTTGATGTAGGTATTTTCAATCTTGTTTTTCTAGTATTAAATGTAAAGGGTACTCTTAGGCTTATTGCTAACATTGGTTTAGCTAAAACTAGCAATTTGTTTATACCGTGTTCAATATATTCAACCCTAGCCTATCGGAGGGTGGAATACTTCTTAGTTATTGACAACTGATTTTATTATTGATTTTTGGATAATTCCATCAAAACTTTAATTGCTTTCTCCGAGTATTTTTTATCAACGAAAAAATGGTCGTGATAATATCCAGCAATTACATTGCAGCTAAT
Encoded here:
- a CDS encoding P1 family peptidase, with translation MPVFEATVQAVEEAIVNAMVAAETMEGINGYKAFALPHDLLIKTLKKYNRLKK
- a CDS encoding thioesterase family protein, giving the protein MIYYWYTIIKILVLRHFQSEVIHDQTIRQTFRVGPFDCDGLRVMTASKYPMYMDFIRWELIARSKLFNAIVKRGLAPTLGSQKIIYRKPLKIWSKFEVILESVGGDDKWVYHVHYFKQENQVKAIGITRALIWKKDIPTALSDIMNEVGATEIKDPPLWVSNIFKKDKEIIENANQKNYS
- a CDS encoding DUF7010 family protein, whose product is MNKRTLEEQRIEFSNQKFVATPLAGLIVWTIIGLIGLFFSDFIAVWSIFIGTGSIVYLAMFISKFTGENFLDKTKPKNEFDKLFFFTVGQALLAYSIAIPFFIIDYSSLPMTVGILTGLMWLPFSWIINHWVGIFHAIFRTTIVLVLWYLLPEYRFIAIPFAIVVMYIITIGILKKRRKRKKWES